One cyanobiont of Ornithocercus magnificus DNA segment encodes these proteins:
- a CDS encoding ATPase AAA translates to MEFLTGLNDAQNRAVVHHTGPLLVVAGAGSGKTRALTHRIAYLISKHNVSPTQILAVTFTNKAAREMKERLSSLLEQQLAESRFSQPWNTLELQDQQQLKKHIRQGVIKELWIGTFHALFARILRLDVEKLHDVQGLRWTRQFSIFDEVDTQKLIKKIVTQEMQLDLKRFDPKKIRWMISSAKNQGWLPDDFELQLRGQQGRLVAEAYRCYRKALAANNALDFDDLLLLSMQLLQQNTQVRSYWHHRFRHILVDEYQDTNHTQYELIKLLVTNSSSPATVNDWSERSVFVVGDADQSIYSFRAADFTILMGFQKDFGDGAPDNLTHTMVKLEENYRSTSTILEAANALIANNSKRIEKVLRPTRYKGEPIVLTCCNDEVAEAEMVVHRLQILKAGNPSFSWRDMAVLYRTNAQSRSIEEALVHRGIPYLVISGLRFYDRREIKDVLAYLRLLVNPNDSISLLRVLNVPRRGIGKVTVQRLTDAANQLCVPLWEVVSDPVAARALGSRSAKGILQFTELIRNLQLHVHGTLLSVLIQKVIEQTGYASELAANGGDEAEERRHNLQELVNAALQFQEENDEADLENFLASAALASDSSGDNNNVADHVTLMTLHSSKGLEFPVVCMVGLEQGLFPSHRSLEDSASLEEERRLCYVGITRAMERLFIYYASERRLWGGVRETSLPSIFLSELPKTLVQGDLPQPNRLASRVERPLNHLAQISCEKSHRGDINEILNSGVTNTSKRSLKSTWLVGKRVCHALFGDGEIIHVFGRGEKISIAVKFNGIGPKIIDPRTAPIKVLPHTD, encoded by the coding sequence ATGGAGTTTCTAACTGGTCTCAATGACGCCCAGAATCGGGCTGTTGTGCATCACACAGGCCCATTACTTGTAGTAGCCGGTGCTGGTAGTGGAAAGACGCGTGCCCTCACACATCGCATTGCTTACCTTATTAGTAAGCACAACGTTAGTCCTACCCAGATTCTAGCAGTTACATTCACTAACAAGGCTGCTCGAGAGATGAAGGAAAGGCTAAGCAGCCTGCTGGAGCAGCAACTAGCTGAGAGCCGATTCAGCCAGCCCTGGAATACACTTGAGCTTCAGGATCAGCAGCAGCTGAAGAAACATATTCGCCAAGGAGTGATAAAAGAGCTGTGGATTGGCACCTTTCATGCTCTTTTTGCCCGCATACTTCGCCTTGATGTAGAAAAGCTTCATGATGTTCAAGGACTTCGCTGGACACGACAGTTTTCCATCTTTGATGAAGTTGACACCCAAAAATTGATTAAGAAAATTGTTACGCAGGAGATGCAACTTGACCTGAAAAGGTTTGACCCGAAGAAGATTCGTTGGATGATTAGCAGTGCTAAGAATCAGGGCTGGCTACCTGATGATTTCGAGCTACAGTTAAGAGGACAGCAGGGTCGACTAGTTGCTGAGGCTTATAGATGCTATCGCAAGGCACTAGCTGCCAATAATGCTCTCGATTTTGATGATCTGCTATTACTATCTATGCAGTTACTGCAGCAAAACACACAGGTAAGAAGCTACTGGCACCATCGTTTCCGGCATATATTGGTAGATGAATACCAAGATACCAATCATACCCAGTATGAGCTAATTAAACTGTTGGTAACCAATAGTAGTAGCCCTGCCACTGTGAATGATTGGAGTGAACGATCAGTTTTTGTAGTTGGTGATGCTGACCAAAGCATTTATAGCTTTCGTGCTGCTGACTTTACAATCCTGATGGGCTTTCAGAAAGACTTTGGTGATGGTGCCCCTGACAACTTAACACACACAATGGTGAAGCTTGAGGAGAATTACCGATCCACATCAACTATTCTTGAAGCAGCTAATGCATTAATTGCTAACAACAGCAAGCGGATAGAAAAAGTTCTACGCCCCACTCGTTATAAAGGGGAGCCAATTGTCCTCACATGTTGCAATGATGAAGTTGCCGAAGCAGAAATGGTAGTGCATCGTCTCCAGATTTTGAAAGCAGGTAATCCAAGTTTTAGCTGGCGAGACATGGCAGTTCTCTACCGTACTAATGCACAATCTCGCTCTATTGAGGAGGCACTTGTACATCGGGGCATTCCATACTTAGTGATAAGTGGTTTGCGCTTCTACGATCGGCGTGAAATTAAAGATGTGCTAGCTTACCTGCGCTTACTTGTGAATCCTAATGACAGTATTAGCCTCTTGCGTGTATTAAATGTTCCTCGCCGTGGTATAGGCAAAGTTACAGTGCAGCGACTAACTGACGCGGCTAATCAATTATGCGTTCCCCTTTGGGAAGTAGTTAGTGATCCAGTAGCGGCGAGGGCCCTCGGTAGTAGGTCTGCTAAGGGAATATTGCAGTTTACTGAGCTAATCCGCAACTTACAGCTTCATGTTCACGGTACTCTGCTTTCAGTGTTAATCCAAAAGGTTATAGAACAGACTGGCTATGCAAGTGAGCTAGCTGCTAATGGTGGTGATGAAGCGGAGGAACGCCGGCATAACCTGCAAGAGCTTGTCAATGCAGCATTACAATTTCAAGAAGAGAATGATGAAGCTGATCTTGAAAATTTCCTAGCGTCTGCCGCGCTAGCAAGTGACTCTAGCGGAGATAACAACAACGTGGCTGACCACGTCACCCTGATGACACTTCATAGTAGCAAAGGGCTAGAATTCCCAGTTGTGTGTATGGTAGGATTAGAACAAGGTTTGTTTCCCAGTCATCGCTCACTTGAGGATTCGGCATCGCTAGAAGAAGAGCGTCGTCTTTGCTATGTTGGTATCACGCGCGCAATGGAACGCTTGTTTATTTACTACGCTAGTGAACGGCGTCTTTGGGGTGGTGTAAGAGAAACTAGCTTACCCTCTATTTTCTTGTCGGAGTTACCTAAAACACTTGTTCAAGGTGATCTGCCTCAACCTAATAGGCTGGCTTCACGGGTAGAGAGGCCACTAAATCATCTTGCCCAAATCAGTTGTGAGAAGAGTCATCGGGGAGACATCAATGAAATATTAAATTCTGGCGTCACTAACACCAGCAAGCGCTCGTTGAAATCTACCTGGTTGGTAGGTAAACGCGTCTGTCATGCTCTCTTTGGCGATGGCGAGATCATACACGTATTTGGTAGAGGTGAAAAAATTTCAATTGCTGTGAAATTTAATGGCATAGGGCCGAAGATTATTGATCCACGAACAGCTCCAATCAAGGTACTGCCACACACTGACTAG
- a CDS encoding glycosyl transferase family 1: MARVALHIHALGPGGAERIALCWAAWLQEAGHEVHLLLGRRDIFFTAPDGVQLVIYPTSGLPKLTVVWLWHWLHKYSPDLAIGITTRPSLNLLLASLGRPWPVVVAERNYPPARPLNPLLWLLRRCLYPQAALHLVQTKRIGTWLEKRGLAQAQHIATLANPILWPLPTRKGQGSLEKAQLPPKALLLLAVGTKPYQKGFDRLLAAFSDIASDCPNCWLALVGISINHPQLQLALKILTPTARARLLMPGIVSDIDCWYARATIFVLPSRYEGSPNALQEAMAAGCACIATDCPTGPREVIQQNINGILLSEPCNITTLASAISSLIKDVPRRQRLAEHALRLRKTHAESMIRVGFLKLLDPLLAPRLLLLVPTRRLPTETFIRANLAHLSLQQQAYFGDEFCGLCPWRCPGQYFYGLAITLSKICTRLGFQRLSTLPGSLVTYLLVCFHRPQVILAEFGFHAVRVMDAAVWSGVPLVVHFRGSDASAHRRLWILQERYRRLMRLASAVIVKSQSMRRVLEGLGADPSIVTVSPSGANPDLFYGANPATAPPLALFIGRLVPKKAPLDALEAFTIVRRQLSPALASQIKLEFIGEGPLRKALEKRIRELELSEQVQLIGLRSPEEIAIALRHARCLLQPSRTAPDGDAEGCPVAVIEAQLSGVPVISTQHAGIPEVVVDGYTGLLVPEGAVGELAVALKQVMQDPVLASNLGKAGRKRSLKYFTIKQHIQVLTKILTHQARRVQAFGKGAAL, from the coding sequence GTGGCCCGTGTTGCTTTGCATATCCACGCACTTGGTCCTGGCGGGGCTGAGCGGATTGCTCTGTGTTGGGCAGCCTGGCTGCAGGAAGCAGGTCATGAGGTTCATCTGCTGCTGGGCCGTAGGGATATTTTTTTTACAGCTCCTGATGGTGTGCAGTTAGTGATATATCCAACATCCGGACTGCCCAAGTTAACAGTGGTTTGGCTGTGGCACTGGCTACATAAATACTCCCCGGATTTAGCTATTGGAATTACGACACGACCATCTCTGAATTTACTATTGGCCAGTCTTGGTCGTCCCTGGCCAGTAGTAGTAGCAGAGCGTAACTACCCTCCTGCACGCCCTTTGAACCCATTGTTGTGGCTTCTACGCCGCTGTCTCTACCCACAGGCAGCTCTTCATCTAGTTCAAACCAAGCGTATTGGGACTTGGCTTGAGAAACGTGGTCTAGCACAGGCTCAGCACATAGCAACACTTGCTAATCCTATCTTATGGCCTTTACCAACTCGCAAAGGTCAGGGCTCTCTAGAAAAAGCGCAGTTGCCTCCAAAAGCACTACTGCTCTTGGCAGTGGGAACCAAGCCATATCAAAAGGGATTTGACCGCTTGCTAGCTGCTTTTTCTGACATTGCGTCAGATTGCCCTAACTGTTGGCTAGCACTAGTAGGAATATCAATCAACCATCCTCAGCTACAGTTAGCCTTAAAAATCCTCACTCCAACAGCCCGGGCGCGCTTGTTAATGCCTGGAATCGTAAGCGACATTGACTGCTGGTATGCACGAGCAACAATCTTTGTCTTACCATCACGCTATGAAGGGTCCCCTAATGCCTTACAAGAAGCTATGGCAGCCGGTTGTGCCTGTATTGCGACCGACTGCCCTACAGGTCCACGAGAAGTAATACAACAAAATATTAATGGTATACTGCTTAGCGAACCCTGCAATATTACTACTCTAGCATCTGCTATCTCCAGTCTAATAAAGGATGTACCACGGCGCCAGCGGCTAGCAGAGCATGCTCTCAGACTGCGCAAAACTCATGCGGAATCCATGATACGTGTAGGTTTTCTCAAACTGCTGGATCCTTTGCTAGCACCTCGTTTGCTGTTACTAGTTCCAACACGACGTTTACCTACAGAGACTTTTATTCGGGCCAATCTAGCCCATCTATCTTTACAGCAGCAAGCTTACTTTGGCGATGAGTTCTGTGGTCTCTGTCCTTGGAGGTGTCCTGGCCAGTATTTCTATGGTTTGGCTATCACACTTAGCAAGATATGCACACGGCTAGGTTTCCAACGCTTATCTACATTGCCAGGCTCGTTAGTGACATATCTCCTAGTTTGTTTTCACCGACCACAGGTAATATTAGCAGAGTTTGGTTTTCATGCTGTGCGAGTAATGGACGCTGCTGTCTGGAGTGGTGTTCCCTTAGTCGTACATTTTAGAGGTTCTGACGCTTCTGCACATCGGCGACTGTGGATATTGCAAGAACGTTATCGGCGACTTATGCGCCTCGCCTCAGCTGTTATTGTGAAGAGTCAGTCAATGCGTCGTGTGCTGGAGGGTCTTGGTGCTGACCCTTCTATAGTCACAGTAAGCCCTTCTGGCGCTAACCCGGATCTATTCTACGGGGCCAATCCAGCAACAGCACCACCACTTGCATTGTTTATCGGCCGTCTGGTGCCGAAGAAGGCGCCACTTGACGCACTCGAGGCCTTCACCATTGTACGCCGTCAGCTCTCGCCAGCTCTCGCCAGCCAGATAAAACTGGAATTTATAGGTGAGGGCCCATTGCGGAAAGCCTTGGAAAAACGTATTCGGGAGCTAGAGCTTAGTGAGCAGGTACAACTTATTGGTCTCCGCTCACCAGAGGAGATTGCTATTGCACTCCGCCATGCTCGCTGCCTACTGCAGCCCTCTCGTACAGCTCCTGATGGTGATGCTGAAGGTTGCCCGGTAGCAGTAATAGAGGCTCAGCTAAGTGGCGTGCCAGTTATCTCCACACAGCATGCTGGTATCCCAGAGGTAGTTGTAGATGGCTACACTGGTCTGTTGGTTCCTGAGGGAGCCGTAGGAGAGTTAGCTGTAGCTTTAAAACAGGTAATGCAAGATCCTGTGCTAGCTAGTAATCTCGGAAAAGCTGGCCGCAAACGCTCACTAAAGTACTTTACTATCAAGCAACATATTCAGGTACTTACAAAAATACTGACTCATCAGGCAAGACGAGTACAGGCCTTCGGGAAAGGTGCAGCACTATAG
- a CDS encoding glycosyltransferase family 2 protein, translating to MQSLRHRSVWWQHRHILRRLQDQTSIALAAADVPTAVALLEIQLCCYKWPFQVEELLFRRHRRPKDSHVSQALLEALHCSPVLPPYQQFYAGIASVYAALDRDDQLCLQRLEPWLKQQADLAMLFVPTPAATGQRNREHPWKQTVSSRACLLQLALARADQDVIYRIAEADYYLLDDLKPHLIPADVLYRATTNLLRGLLPLTLDTHICQQVLLPLQGLRQELRQLRYVPSRCYASERHLATLESLCYELELFVCGRGVCQPQLWLGLMINTSAITVASGFEIWLQRELSKQEY from the coding sequence ATGCAATCTCTTCGCCACCGCTCCGTTTGGTGGCAGCATCGGCATATTTTGCGGCGACTTCAGGACCAAACATCAATTGCGCTGGCAGCAGCTGATGTTCCCACCGCTGTAGCCCTCTTAGAGATACAACTGTGCTGCTACAAATGGCCATTTCAAGTTGAAGAATTGCTGTTTCGGCGGCACCGGCGTCCAAAAGATTCTCATGTAAGTCAGGCATTATTGGAAGCACTTCATTGCAGCCCCGTTCTTCCTCCTTATCAGCAATTTTACGCTGGCATCGCTTCTGTCTACGCCGCACTTGATCGAGATGATCAACTGTGCCTGCAGCGACTAGAACCCTGGCTGAAACAGCAAGCTGATCTAGCAATGCTTTTTGTCCCAACTCCAGCAGCAACTGGTCAGCGTAATCGCGAGCATCCTTGGAAACAAACAGTATCTTCCCGGGCTTGCTTATTACAACTGGCATTAGCTCGTGCAGATCAGGATGTGATCTATCGCATTGCTGAAGCCGACTACTATCTCCTTGATGATCTTAAGCCCCATCTAATTCCTGCCGATGTACTTTACCGAGCTACCACCAATTTACTAAGGGGTCTATTACCATTAACATTAGATACTCACATTTGTCAACAGGTTCTGCTACCTCTCCAGGGTTTACGGCAAGAGCTTAGGCAATTGCGCTATGTACCCAGCCGCTGCTATGCCAGCGAGCGACATCTTGCTACCCTAGAGAGTCTTTGCTATGAATTGGAGCTATTCGTGTGTGGTAGGGGTGTCTGCCAACCGCAATTATGGCTGGGTCTAATGATCAACACCTCAGCAATAACAGTGGCCTCAGGCTTCGAAATCTGGCTACAGCGTGAGCTTTCCAAGCAAGAGTACTAA